The following proteins are co-located in the Colletotrichum lupini chromosome 4, complete sequence genome:
- a CDS encoding ATP synthase subunit J — translation MTWLGARALKKYPTPVLKPMAPFFAAGLVIAYGINSAQNAMMKSDEWKNDARNPLAKKH, via the exons ATGACCTGGCTCGGAGCTCGCGCACTCAAGAAGTACCCCACGCCCGTCC TTAAGCCGATGGCGCCTTTCTTCGCTGCCG GTCTGGTCATTGCCTACGGCATCAACTCCGCTCAGAACGCCATGATGAAGT CCGACGAGTGGAAGAACGATGCCCGCAACCCTCTCGCCAAGAAGCATTAA
- a CDS encoding PCI domain-containing protein: MSEAALKPEKDFSKETDKQIPEAEKLAKSDISAAIEKLSVLEKQTRQSSDLASTSRILIAIVNITKNAGDWSLMNEQVLILSKKHGQLKQAITKMVQAVMGFLDSTPNIETKLTVIETLRTVTEGKIFVEVERARVTKTLSDIKKEQGDLKAATDILCELQVETFGSMDRREKTEFILAQVALCIEVGDWTQAQILSRKISTRYLSRKPKKTPEQLEKEKKEREKKKARGEEVPEEKEDDTTDLKLRYYEQQIILAKHDDKYLDVCKHYRQVLDTEAVEEDPKKLHPVLQRIIYFVILAPHDNEQHDLLHRIQKDSRIGQVTQEAELLKLFTVHELMRWPEVAKTFGPHLCETDVFDAQAGQSDDEKAHQRWLDLRKRVIEHNVRVVAKYYTRIQTQRLTQLLDLTEDETEKYISELVTSKTIYAKIDRPARIVSFAKPRDADDILNEWSSNMKSLLGHLERIDHLITKEEMMANIQPGASKSGKGKSAKAH, encoded by the exons ATGTCGGAGGCAGCCTTGAAGCCCGAGAAGGACTTCTCGAAGGAGACGGACAAGCAGATCCCGGAGGCAGAGAAGCTCGCAAAG AGCGATATCTCAGCTGCCATCGAGAAGCTGAGCGTCTTGGAGAAGCAGACCCGTCAG TCCTCAGATCTCGCATCGACATCGCGTATACTCATCGCCATTGTCAACATCACCAAGAATGCCGGGGACTGGAGCTTGATGAATGAGCAGGTCCTGATTCTCTCGAAGAAGCATGGACAGCTCAAGCAAGCTATCACCAAGATGGTCCAGGCGGTCATGGGCTTCCTCGACTCTACCCCGAATATCGAAACCAAGCTTACCGTCATCGAGACACTGCGGACGGTCACCGAGGGAAAGATCTTTGTCGAAGTCGAGCGTGCGCGTGTGACCAAGACTCTGTCCGATATCAAGAAGGAGCAGGGCGACCTCAAAGCGGCGACAGATATCCTCTGCGAGCTCCAGGTCGAGACGTTCGGATCTATGGACCGAAGAGAGAAGACCGAATTCATCCTCGCACAAGTCGCTCTCTGCATTGAGGTTGGCGACTGGACTCAAGCACAGATTCTAAGCAGGAAGATCAGCACCCGATACCTGTCGCGAAAGCCGAAGAAGACGCCCGAGCAgctggagaaggagaagaaggagcgcgagaagaagaaggcgagAGGCGAGGAAGTCCCCGAAGAGAAGGAGGATGACACAACAGACCTGAAGCTGCGGTACTACGAGCAACAGATCATCCTTGCGAAGCATGATGACAAGTACCTTGACGTCTGCAAGCACTATCGCCAGGTTCTGGACACTGAGGCCGTCGAGGAAGACCCCAAGAAGCTCCACCCT GTCCTCCAACGCATTATTTACTTCGTCATTCTTGCCCCTCACGACAACGAGCAGCACGATCTGCTGCACAGAATCCAGAAGGACTCTAGAATCGGCCAAGTCACCCAGGAGGCCGAGCTTCTTAAGCTTTTCACAGTCCACGAGCTCATGCGCTGGCCAGAGGTTGCAAAGACTTTCGGCCCTCACCTGTGCGAAACCGATGTCTTCGACGCCCAGGCCGGTCAGTCGGACGACGAGAAGGCGCACCAGCGCTGGTTGGATCTCCGCAAGAGAGTCATCGAGCACAATGTGCGTGTGGTCGCCAAGTACTACACCCGCATCCAGACTCAGCGCCTTACCCAGCTGCTGGATCTCACTGAGGACGAGACGGAGAAGTACATTAGCGAGCTAGTTACCTCCAAGACTATCTACGCCAAGATCGATCGCCCTGCGCGCATTGTGAGCTTCGCGAAGCCCAGAGATGCAGATGACATCTTGAATGAGTGGAGCTCCAACATGAAGAGCTTGCTGGGTCACCTCGAGCGTATTGATCATCTCATTACTAAGGAGGAGATGATGGCCAACATTCAGCCTGGCGCGTCCAAGTCGGGCAAGGGAAAGTCTGCTAAGGCGCATTAG
- a CDS encoding serine hydrolase: protein MITSLHLRLRAVASISRVSQFSAKSVNNTHSYFSHIFTCKMSTAAGATPNGSAAKKPNGKKEIKILMLHGYTQSGPLFRSKTRALEKLIAKSLGPFNLAPTLFYPTGPSQLSPRDIPGFVPDESANGEDQEIDAWAWWRKDESSGSYRFLDQGISTVAEAVREAGGVDGVVGFSQGGAFAALLAAILEGPHRDEKMPEDLKASAQALREANGGKPFKFAGIYSGFFAPPEELQWAYEPKIKTPTLHFLGSLDTVVEESRSQGLVDRCEEPMVVVHPGGHYVPITKEWAMPLIGFLKKIADEETAKSNI, encoded by the exons ATGATAACTTCACTTCACTTACGTCTTAGAGCTGTTGCTTCTATCTCTAGAGTTTCTCAGTTTTCTGCCAAGAGCGTCAATAATACCCACTCATACTTCAGCCACATCTTCACCTGCAAAATGTCGACGGCAGCAGGCGCAACCCCGAACGGCTCAGCAGCAAAGAAGCCCAACGGAAAGAAAGAGATTAAAATTCTCATGCTTCACG GCTACACCCAGTCCGGGCCCCTCTTCCGCTCAAAAACCCGCGCCCTAGAGAAACTCATCGCAAAGTCCTTGGGCCCCTTCAACCTCGCCCCGACACTCTTCTACCCAACTGGACCCTCACAGCTCTCCCCGCGCGACATCCCAGGCTTCGTCCCGGACGAATCCGCCAACGGCGAGGACCAGGAAATCGACGCCTGGGCCTGGTGGCGCAAGGACGAGTCCTCGGGCTCTTACCGCTTCCTGGACCAGGGCATCTCCACTGTAGCCGAAGCGGTCCGCGAGGCCGGCGGCGTCGACGGTGTAGTGGGTTTCAGCCAGGGCGGTGCCTTTGCTGCGCTCCTGGCGGCCATCTTGGAGGGTCCGCATCGCGATGAGAAGATGCCGGAGGACCTGAAGGCTTCGGCGCAGGCGTTGCGGGAAGCTAACGGTGGGAAGCCGTTCAAGTTTGCAGGCATTTACTCTGGTTTCTTTGCGCCGCCTGAGGAGTTGCAGTGGGCTTACGAACCCAAGATCAAGACGCCTACACTGCATTTCCTTGGTAGCTTGGACACTGTCGTTGAGGAATCAAGAAGTCAGGGGCTTGTGGACCGTTGTGAGGAGCCGATGGTCGTTGTCCATCCCGGGGGCCATTACGTGCCTATTACCAAGGAGTGGGCCATGCCGCTGATCGGCTTCCTCAAGAAGATTGCCGATGAAGAGACAGCGAAGAGCAACATTTAG